From a region of the Butyrivibrio sp. AE3004 genome:
- a CDS encoding putative bifunctional diguanylate cyclase/phosphodiesterase produces MDLMSPVTIGLVLVLIISKVRKLYEFKWPVLALAAGILVWFIGDILFFFNDFVVDNPGSLTDITDFIYLFPNALFALSISIYMIHKLLGRRNDLAFLMINTLCFAIIGFVLIFRFHQIATGYSGNFTPQIEIVFFFISFYTIMMCLQLVSFVGVKNLRKGTMLVSLGIFGYAILDIEYDFLQSLGIDAENNFVNLLYVLFMILMTVGTTIQQKKKYEFDFRSGDYSEKATGRRFAITIIIIMVDLLFIATRFLPESLGVYIIITLLSYLIVNYILHSNYLNEELIHQQSEQNAILEERIKEKTRDLEKANDNLQIMASTDALTGLKNRRSSEECMKELWMTAMEKEKKYAIFIADLNHFKPVNDTYGHEMGDKVLIEFGKRLNSLPENFSAFRVGGDEFLISLFDIKNQDEVIDAAKELRNLFNTPIIFDSYIFNLSASLGIAIFPDDSEDYEALMNYADAAMYEVKKSGNKDGYKFFDSKLTNVVLKKKTIQKVLETARVDRDFLLHFQPQFDISTGKIIGAEVFLHLDGDMEHISPEEFVPIAEETGLISSLSIWTAKTAMATVSEWNKKLGTNIGFTLNLSPVQLLDAEFIETLEHLSDDYKFDMGKIVLDISNEVIVGATYSAKETLEAFHNYGFALSLNDFGGKNINLSYLMDCGINFIELSRNLIAGVGEDNSTEILIRSILNFAGTMGIAVSAVGIETVKQYEILKNLGITKMQGYLLGKPMRAEEFEKVLMENMNERLK; encoded by the coding sequence ATGGACCTGATGTCACCTGTAACAATCGGGCTTGTATTAGTTTTGATTATTTCAAAGGTAAGGAAGCTATACGAGTTCAAATGGCCCGTGCTCGCCTTGGCTGCAGGAATTCTTGTATGGTTTATAGGGGATATTCTGTTCTTTTTCAATGATTTCGTTGTAGATAATCCCGGCAGTCTTACAGATATAACGGATTTTATTTATCTGTTTCCAAATGCTTTATTCGCCCTGAGCATCAGTATTTATATGATACATAAGCTTCTGGGCAGACGAAATGACCTGGCATTTCTGATGATAAACACACTATGCTTTGCCATAATCGGCTTCGTACTTATATTCAGATTTCATCAGATTGCTACGGGCTATAGTGGGAACTTTACGCCGCAGATTGAGATTGTATTCTTTTTTATAAGCTTTTATACGATAATGATGTGCCTGCAGCTTGTGTCATTTGTTGGTGTCAAAAATTTGCGAAAGGGAACAATGCTCGTAAGCCTCGGCATTTTCGGATATGCCATTCTCGACATAGAATATGACTTTTTGCAGTCGCTGGGAATTGATGCCGAGAATAATTTTGTCAATCTCTTATATGTGCTCTTTATGATACTGATGACAGTCGGAACAACCATACAGCAAAAGAAGAAGTACGAATTTGACTTCAGATCGGGAGATTATTCCGAAAAAGCAACAGGCAGGCGCTTTGCAATTACCATAATAATAATTATGGTGGATCTGCTTTTTATAGCGACCAGATTTCTTCCGGAGTCCCTGGGAGTATACATTATAATCACTTTGCTTTCCTATCTGATCGTGAACTATATTTTGCATTCCAATTATCTTAATGAAGAGCTTATCCATCAGCAGAGCGAGCAGAATGCGATACTTGAAGAGCGGATTAAGGAAAAGACCAGGGATCTGGAAAAAGCAAATGATAACCTTCAGATCATGGCCTCCACAGATGCACTGACAGGGCTGAAAAACAGAAGGTCATCCGAAGAATGCATGAAAGAACTATGGATGACCGCAATGGAAAAAGAGAAAAAGTATGCCATTTTTATTGCCGATCTCAATCATTTTAAACCCGTAAATGATACCTACGGACATGAGATGGGAGACAAGGTTCTGATCGAGTTCGGAAAAAGACTTAACAGCCTCCCTGAGAACTTTTCAGCATTCAGAGTTGGCGGAGACGAATTTCTCATAAGTCTTTTTGACATAAAAAATCAGGACGAAGTTATAGATGCGGCAAAAGAGCTAAGAAATCTTTTTAACACACCGATAATATTTGACTCATACATATTTAATCTGTCTGCAAGCTTGGGAATAGCCATATTTCCCGATGACAGCGAGGACTATGAAGCGCTTATGAACTATGCGGATGCTGCCATGTACGAAGTTAAGAAAAGCGGCAACAAGGATGGTTACAAGTTCTTTGACTCCAAGCTGACCAATGTGGTATTAAAGAAAAAGACCATACAGAAAGTGTTGGAGACAGCAAGGGTTGACAGGGATTTTCTGCTTCATTTCCAGCCGCAGTTTGATATTTCTACAGGAAAAATAATTGGAGCGGAGGTGTTTCTTCATCTTGACGGAGATATGGAGCATATATCTCCCGAGGAGTTTGTGCCTATTGCAGAGGAAACCGGCCTTATAAGCAGCCTTAGCATCTGGACAGCCAAAACAGCGATGGCTACCGTATCCGAATGGAACAAGAAATTAGGCACAAATATAGGATTTACACTCAACCTGTCACCGGTGCAGCTTCTTGATGCCGAATTTATAGAGACCCTTGAACACTTAAGTGATGACTACAAATTTGATATGGGTAAAATAGTCCTTGATATTTCCAATGAGGTCATAGTCGGCGCAACATATTCCGCAAAAGAGACCCTCGAAGCATTTCACAATTACGGCTTTGCGCTTAGTCTTAATGATTTTGGCGGAAAAAACATTAACCTTTCATATCTTATGGACTGCGGGATAAATTTTATAGAACTATCAAGAAATCTTATAGCCGGTGTGGGAGAGGACAATAGCACCGAAATCCTTATAAGGTCCATTTTGAATTTTGCCGGAACCATGGGGATTGCAGTTTCAGCTGTTGGAATAGAAACTGTAAAACAGTACGAGATACTAAAGAACCTCGGAATCACCAAGATGCAGGGATATCTACTGGGGAAACCTATGCGGGCAGAAGAATTTGAAAAAGTGCTCATGGAAAATATGAATGAACGATTAAAATGA
- a CDS encoding folate family ECF transporter S component: MEKNATINETGKIRVNRWLKSLEEFKRLRNVVFCGMMAAIAIILGFVATIRIGQFIRIGFSGLPNQVVDYLFGPAVGAIFGAALDIIKWFLQPSGDFFPGFTISAALGGIIYGFAFYKKDISVARVFIAQLIVKIFVNIGLNSLWLKILYDQAIIALLPGRILSNAIMLPVDTFITYIMLKAVERTIKPLF, from the coding sequence ATGGAAAAAAATGCAACTATCAATGAAACAGGTAAGATCAGAGTAAACAGATGGCTTAAATCACTTGAAGAGTTTAAGAGACTTCGAAACGTTGTCTTTTGCGGAATGATGGCTGCCATTGCAATCATTCTCGGCTTTGTTGCAACGATCAGGATCGGCCAGTTTATCAGAATCGGATTTTCAGGGCTCCCCAATCAGGTAGTTGACTACCTTTTCGGACCGGCAGTAGGAGCTATATTCGGGGCTGCGCTTGATATCATTAAATGGTTTTTGCAGCCATCCGGCGATTTCTTTCCCGGTTTTACAATAAGTGCCGCACTTGGCGGAATAATTTACGGCTTTGCCTTCTATAAAAAGGACATATCCGTAGCAAGAGTCTTCATTGCACAGCTTATTGTAAAGATATTCGTGAATATCGGACTTAACTCCCTATGGCTGAAAATCCTCTATGATCAGGCAATTATTGCACTTTTACCTGGAAGAATACTCTCGAATGCGATAATGCTGCCCGTTGATACATTTATTACTTATATCATGCTAAAGGCAGTGGAGAGAACCATCAAGCCCTTGTTCTAA
- the xylB gene encoding xylulokinase: MLYIGVDLGTSSVKLVLMDETGKIHGTTSREYPLYFPQPGWSEQKPEDWYREAVDGLKELLKDADKSEVAGISFGGQMHGLVILDENDDVIRPAILWNDGRTQKQVDYLNNEIGKETLSNYTANIAFAGFTAPKILWVKENEPENFKKIKKIMLPKDYLAYKFTGTFCTDYSDASGMLLLDVKNRKWSKEMCDICGITEDMLPSLFESYEKVGELNPELTAELGLKSGVVVAAGAGDNAAAAVGTGTVGNNRCNISLGTSGTIFMSSDSFAVDSNNALHSFDHADGHFHLMGCMLSAASCNKWWMDEILKTKDYADEQKGIEKLGENHVFFLPYLMGERSPWNNPNARATFTGITMDTTREDMTQAVLEGVAFATRDMYEVAKSIGVAPEKTMICGGGAKSPLWRKMIANILNIEVDVPACEEGPGMGGAMLAMVACGAYKSVEEAALAIVKVDKTEKPDPSLVEKYEARYQQFKNIYPALAATFDKII; the protein is encoded by the coding sequence ATGCTTTATATAGGTGTAGATTTAGGAACATCATCAGTTAAGCTTGTGCTTATGGATGAAACGGGGAAAATTCATGGAACAACATCAAGGGAATATCCTTTGTACTTCCCTCAGCCCGGCTGGTCTGAGCAGAAGCCTGAGGACTGGTACAGAGAGGCTGTTGACGGATTAAAGGAACTCTTAAAGGATGCAGATAAATCAGAGGTTGCCGGAATCAGCTTTGGCGGCCAGATGCACGGACTTGTTATTCTTGATGAGAACGACGATGTTATTCGTCCAGCAATCCTCTGGAACGATGGAAGAACTCAGAAACAGGTTGATTACCTTAATAATGAGATCGGAAAAGAAACACTTTCAAACTATACAGCAAATATCGCATTTGCCGGCTTTACAGCACCCAAGATTCTCTGGGTTAAGGAAAATGAGCCCGAGAACTTCAAGAAGATCAAGAAGATAATGCTTCCCAAGGATTATCTTGCATATAAATTTACAGGCACCTTCTGCACAGATTACTCTGATGCATCAGGAATGCTGCTCCTTGACGTTAAGAACCGCAAATGGTCAAAAGAAATGTGCGATATCTGCGGAATTACAGAAGACATGCTTCCTTCACTCTTTGAGAGTTATGAAAAGGTTGGTGAGCTCAATCCCGAGCTTACAGCAGAGCTTGGACTTAAGAGCGGCGTAGTAGTAGCTGCAGGTGCAGGTGATAACGCAGCAGCAGCTGTAGGAACAGGTACTGTAGGCAACAACAGATGTAACATTTCACTTGGTACCAGCGGAACTATTTTCATGTCATCTGACAGCTTTGCGGTTGACAGCAACAATGCACTTCATTCCTTCGACCATGCTGACGGACACTTCCACCTCATGGGATGCATGCTCAGCGCAGCAAGCTGCAACAAATGGTGGATGGACGAAATCCTTAAAACAAAGGATTACGCTGATGAGCAGAAAGGAATCGAGAAGCTTGGAGAGAACCATGTATTCTTCCTTCCTTACCTTATGGGTGAGAGATCTCCCTGGAACAATCCGAATGCCCGCGCTACTTTCACCGGCATCACAATGGACACAACAAGAGAGGATATGACACAGGCTGTTCTTGAAGGCGTTGCATTTGCTACAAGAGATATGTACGAAGTTGCAAAGAGCATAGGCGTTGCACCTGAAAAGACAATGATCTGCGGCGGTGGAGCAAAGAGTCCTCTTTGGAGAAAAATGATCGCAAACATTCTTAATATAGAAGTTGACGTTCCTGCATGTGAGGAAGGCCCCGGAATGGGCGGTGCTATGCTCGCTATGGTAGCATGCGGCGCATACAAGAGCGTAGAAGAGGCAGCTTTGGCAATTGTTAAGGTTGACAAGACAGAGAAGCCGGATCCTTCACTTGTTGAAAAATATGAGGCTAGATACCAGCAGTTTAAGAATATCTATCCTGCACTTGCAGCTACTTTTGACAAGATAATCTGA
- the ispG gene encoding flavodoxin-dependent (E)-4-hydroxy-3-methylbut-2-enyl-diphosphate synthase, translated as MAYRDNTKIVHIGNKIIGGGNPIMIQSMTNTPTEDVEKTVSQILALEAAGCDIVRCTVPNQEAADAIKSIKSRIHIPLVADIHFDYKMAIAAMENGADKIRINPGNIGSKDRIEAVVKTAKERNIPIRVGVNSGSLEKDILEKYGGVTAEGLVESALDKVRIIEDFGYDNLVISIKSSNVMLCVDAHKKLAEKTNYPLHVGITEAGTLYGGNIKSSIGLGIILNEGIGDTIRVSLSGDPVEEIRTAKMILKTLGLRKGGIEVVSCPTCGRTKIDLIGLANDVEKMVQEFPLDIKVAVMGCAVNGPGEAREADIGVAGGIGEGLLIKKGEVIRKVPESELIDALRQELIHWND; from the coding sequence ATGGCATACAGAGATAACACAAAAATAGTACACATAGGAAACAAAATCATTGGTGGTGGCAATCCCATCATGATTCAGTCAATGACAAACACACCCACTGAGGATGTAGAAAAAACCGTATCACAGATCCTTGCTCTTGAGGCAGCCGGCTGCGATATCGTAAGATGCACGGTACCTAATCAGGAAGCCGCTGACGCCATTAAAAGCATAAAGAGCAGAATTCATATTCCTTTGGTTGCTGATATTCACTTTGATTATAAGATGGCCATCGCTGCCATGGAAAACGGTGCTGATAAGATCAGAATAAACCCCGGCAACATAGGCTCTAAGGATAGAATCGAGGCTGTTGTTAAGACAGCGAAGGAGAGAAACATTCCTATCAGAGTAGGCGTTAACAGCGGCTCACTTGAGAAGGACATTCTTGAGAAATACGGTGGAGTAACGGCAGAAGGACTTGTTGAGAGTGCACTTGATAAAGTGCGCATTATTGAAGATTTCGGATACGACAATCTTGTTATCAGTATCAAATCTTCAAACGTAATGCTTTGCGTTGATGCCCATAAAAAACTTGCGGAAAAGACAAACTATCCTCTCCACGTAGGAATAACCGAAGCCGGAACCTTATATGGAGGAAACATCAAATCCTCAATCGGCCTTGGCATTATTTTGAACGAGGGCATCGGTGATACGATAAGAGTATCACTGTCAGGAGACCCTGTTGAAGAGATCAGAACTGCCAAGATGATACTCAAAACTCTGGGACTTCGTAAGGGCGGAATAGAGGTCGTTTCATGTCCCACCTGCGGAAGAACCAAGATTGATCTGATCGGACTTGCAAATGATGTTGAGAAGATGGTTCAGGAATTCCCTCTTGATATCAAAGTTGCAGTTATGGGATGCGCTGTAAACGGCCCCGGTGAAGCAAGAGAAGCCGATATCGGAGTTGCCGGCGGAATCGGAGAAGGACTTCTTATTAAGAAAGGCGAAGTTATAAGAAAGGTTCCGGAATCAGAGCTCATTGATGCCCTAAGGCAGGAACTCATTCACTGGAATGACTAA
- a CDS encoding M50 family metallopeptidase, whose translation MFFIIFGVLVTTHELGHFLIAKANNIRVLEFFIGMGPVLFKKQKGETLYSIRLLPIGGACRFEGEDDIDGEDHGYDERSFPNANVWARIAVLFGGPFFNFITAMILAVIVVANTSWSFPVISDFVEGESAAVEAGLKEGDMIVSVDGEPIHQTNEVIIISQFSQGGVMHIGYKRDGQVYYTDLTPKYNEEEGRYYMGLRLGKYERITGIKVIPYAFYEVLYHFKTTYRSLALLIKGKLSLGDVSGPVGMVKIVDDTYEAVSPYGLSSVVLTMLELMVLLSVNLGVMNLLPFPALDGGRLVFQFIEVLRGKPVPREKEGMVHLVGMVVLMAFMLIVVVSDISKFMK comes from the coding sequence TTGTTTTTTATAATTTTCGGAGTCCTTGTTACGACTCATGAACTTGGACATTTTCTGATTGCCAAGGCAAATAATATCAGAGTTTTGGAATTCTTTATAGGTATGGGGCCCGTTCTTTTTAAAAAGCAAAAGGGTGAGACTTTATATAGTATAAGATTACTACCTATAGGCGGAGCGTGCCGCTTTGAAGGAGAAGATGATATAGATGGTGAAGACCATGGCTATGATGAGAGATCTTTTCCGAATGCCAATGTATGGGCAAGAATAGCGGTATTATTCGGTGGTCCTTTCTTTAACTTCATAACGGCTATGATTCTTGCAGTCATTGTAGTTGCAAATACCTCCTGGTCATTCCCTGTGATCAGTGACTTTGTTGAGGGCGAATCAGCTGCTGTGGAGGCGGGACTTAAGGAAGGCGACATGATAGTATCTGTTGACGGAGAACCGATTCACCAGACCAATGAAGTCATCATAATTTCCCAGTTCAGTCAGGGCGGCGTAATGCACATCGGTTATAAAAGGGACGGACAGGTTTACTATACTGACCTTACCCCCAAGTACAATGAGGAAGAAGGCCGCTACTACATGGGACTTCGCCTTGGAAAATATGAGAGGATAACAGGCATTAAAGTTATACCTTATGCCTTTTATGAAGTGCTTTACCATTTCAAGACAACCTACAGAAGCCTTGCTCTTTTGATAAAAGGAAAGCTCTCACTTGGCGATGTTTCGGGACCCGTAGGAATGGTAAAAATTGTGGATGACACATATGAGGCTGTCAGCCCCTACGGATTATCTTCCGTAGTTCTTACAATGCTTGAACTTATGGTATTATTATCTGTAAACCTCGGCGTGATGAACCTGCTTCCATTCCCTGCACTTGACGGCGGCCGCCTGGTATTCCAGTTCATTGAGGTACTTAGAGGCAAACCCGTTCCCCGAGAAAAAGAAGGAATGGTCCATCTCGTGGGAATGGTTGTACTTATGGCATTCATGCTTATTGTTGTTGTAAGTGACATTTCTAAATTCATGAAATAA
- a CDS encoding PolC-type DNA polymerase III, with amino-acid sequence MRKPFLEVFQTLKLDQHTKEELSDVQVEKISTTEKKDLVRIYLSSNRLIEKADVVKAEKEIKNQLFKGTNMTVKIYERFFLSAQYTPQNLLEMYKDSILLEFKNYDPIEYTILKSADFSFPESDRVELILEESVIAEKKSQDISRIIEKILNERCGFAVKLGITYKEAASRKKEIDYSKETSKLAQRLEAAEEKSEQKHQEKEAAKAAKQSAASGKENKSAEEKPAAKQAGAPSGSKFGGGSKFGQGGKFFKKGGAGGFKKSDDPNVIYGRDFDEETINMEEIVGEMGEVTVRGQVISYERRDIRNEKAILIFSMTDFTDTITVKVFSKQENVPELEQDIKKGAFLKVRGIAMVDKFDHEVTIQSVAGIRKIPDFTTKRVDEEEVKRVELHCHTKMSDMDGVSEVKDIVKQAYKWGMPGIAITDHGVVQALTDANHAWEDLWKDEKSRRKEAGDKNPDRQDFFKVIQGVEGYLVDDLKEIVINNKGQKVSGSTFVVFDIETTGFSPVNNKIIEIGAVKMKDGVILDRFSEFIDPKEPIPFRITKLTSITDDMVIGCPTRDEIVPKFVEFCEGAILVGHNVGFDISFINENCKQLGIDVDYTTVDTMGLSRAFFPRQAKHNLDALCKTLGVVNEHHHRAVDDAECTAKIFQKFIPMMEEEGADDLTKVNALGASNPEIVKHLRTHHIILLAKNTVGRVNLYTLISKSHVEYFSRFPRIPKSELIKYREGLIIGSACCAGELYGAVVEGRAEDEIAKIVNFYDYLEIQPIANNHFMVESERYEDINSDDDIREINKKIVKLGEQYNKPVVATCDAHFLNPDDEIYRTVIMAGKGMADEEPAPLYVRTTAEMLAEFDYLGASKAREVVIENTRNILKMCDSISPVRPDKCPPVIEDSDGILTRICYDKAHEIYGEQLPEIVEERLERELNSIIKNGFAVMYIIAQKLVWKSVEDGYLVGSRGSVGSSFVAFASGITEVNSLSPHYVCPKCKYSDFDSEDVLKYGGNSGCDMPDKRCPKCGHMMNKDGFDIPFETFLGFKGDKEPDIDLNFSGEYQSKAHKYTEVIFGYGQTFRAGTIAGLADKTAYGFVKKYYDGLGVGKRRCEIDRITQGCIGIRRGTGQHPGGIIVLPVGEDINSFTPVQHPANDMTTATITTHYDYHSIDHNLLKLDILGHDDPTMIRFLQDCTGLDPKTVPLDDHNVMELFMSTKSLGVEPDQIGGTKLGCLGLPEFGTDFAMQMVIDAQPTSLSHLIRISGLSHGTDVWLGNAQTLIQEGKATIDTCICCRDDIMIYLIQKGMDKSLSFKTMESVRKGKGLKPEMEEAMIAAGVPDWYIWSCKKIKYMFPKAHAAAYVMMAWRIAYFKVYVPQAFYAAWFSIRAKALNYEHMFQGEGTLHMWMTEYRNKGDEMTNAEQNELAAMRLAEEMYERGIDVVPIDIFKAASRSFQVVGDKIMPSLVSIDGLGEKAADQIVEAAKDGPFISRDDFKQRTKCPQAVVDKMAEMGLLGDIPESNQISIFDFIKG; translated from the coding sequence ATGAGAAAACCGTTTCTTGAGGTCTTCCAGACCTTAAAATTAGACCAACACACAAAAGAAGAACTGTCAGATGTGCAGGTTGAAAAGATTTCCACCACAGAGAAAAAGGATCTCGTACGCATCTACTTATCCAGCAACCGTCTTATCGAAAAGGCGGATGTTGTCAAAGCGGAAAAGGAAATAAAGAACCAGCTCTTCAAAGGGACCAACATGACGGTCAAGATATATGAGAGATTTTTCCTTTCCGCACAGTATACACCTCAGAATCTTCTTGAGATGTATAAGGACAGCATTCTTTTGGAATTCAAAAACTACGATCCAATTGAATATACTATTTTAAAATCCGCAGACTTCTCATTCCCAGAATCAGACAGAGTGGAGCTGATCCTTGAGGAGTCTGTTATTGCTGAAAAAAAATCACAGGATATAAGCCGTATAATCGAAAAGATACTAAACGAACGCTGCGGTTTTGCTGTAAAGCTCGGCATCACATATAAAGAGGCAGCCTCAAGGAAAAAGGAGATTGATTACTCCAAGGAAACCTCCAAGCTGGCGCAGAGACTCGAAGCTGCTGAAGAAAAATCTGAGCAGAAGCATCAGGAGAAGGAAGCGGCAAAAGCTGCCAAACAAAGCGCTGCAAGCGGAAAAGAGAATAAGAGCGCTGAAGAAAAACCTGCAGCAAAGCAGGCAGGCGCACCTTCCGGAAGCAAATTCGGAGGCGGAAGCAAATTTGGCCAGGGTGGTAAGTTTTTCAAAAAAGGCGGAGCAGGCGGCTTCAAAAAGTCCGATGATCCCAACGTCATCTACGGAAGAGACTTCGACGAGGAAACCATCAACATGGAAGAAATTGTCGGTGAGATGGGTGAAGTTACCGTCAGAGGTCAGGTTATCAGTTATGAAAGACGTGACATCAGAAATGAGAAGGCAATTCTCATTTTTTCCATGACCGATTTTACGGACACAATAACTGTCAAGGTTTTTTCAAAACAGGAAAATGTACCGGAGCTTGAACAGGACATCAAAAAAGGTGCTTTTCTTAAGGTACGCGGCATAGCAATGGTTGATAAATTTGACCATGAGGTTACGATACAAAGCGTTGCCGGAATCCGTAAGATACCTGATTTTACAACAAAACGTGTAGATGAAGAGGAAGTAAAGAGAGTAGAGCTTCATTGCCATACCAAGATGTCTGATATGGATGGAGTATCTGAAGTAAAGGATATCGTCAAACAGGCGTACAAGTGGGGAATGCCCGGTATCGCCATAACAGATCACGGAGTGGTACAGGCTCTTACAGATGCCAACCATGCCTGGGAGGACTTGTGGAAGGATGAAAAATCAAGGCGTAAGGAAGCCGGTGATAAAAATCCCGACAGACAGGATTTCTTTAAGGTAATTCAGGGCGTTGAGGGATATCTTGTTGATGACCTTAAAGAGATAGTAATAAACAATAAAGGCCAAAAGGTAAGCGGCTCTACATTTGTTGTTTTCGATATAGAGACTACAGGTTTTTCTCCTGTAAATAATAAGATTATTGAAATTGGTGCGGTTAAGATGAAGGATGGAGTTATCCTTGACCGCTTTTCGGAATTTATAGATCCAAAGGAACCCATTCCTTTCAGGATTACAAAGCTTACGAGCATTACCGATGACATGGTAATCGGATGCCCTACCAGAGATGAAATCGTTCCCAAATTTGTAGAGTTCTGTGAGGGCGCGATTCTTGTTGGGCACAATGTCGGATTTGATATAAGCTTTATCAATGAAAACTGCAAGCAGCTTGGCATAGATGTTGACTACACAACTGTTGATACCATGGGATTATCCAGAGCATTTTTCCCAAGACAGGCGAAGCATAATCTTGATGCTCTCTGTAAGACACTCGGAGTTGTTAATGAACATCATCATAGAGCTGTTGATGATGCTGAATGTACTGCCAAGATTTTTCAGAAGTTTATACCCATGATGGAGGAGGAAGGCGCTGATGATCTTACCAAGGTAAATGCCCTTGGTGCATCAAATCCTGAGATTGTAAAGCACCTTAGAACTCACCATATTATACTGCTTGCCAAAAACACAGTAGGTCGTGTGAATCTCTATACTCTTATCAGCAAGTCTCACGTAGAGTATTTTAGCAGATTCCCCAGAATACCAAAGAGCGAGCTTATCAAGTACAGAGAAGGCCTGATAATTGGCTCTGCGTGCTGTGCGGGAGAATTATACGGAGCAGTTGTTGAGGGCAGAGCGGAAGACGAGATTGCCAAGATAGTTAATTTTTATGACTATCTTGAGATCCAGCCCATTGCCAATAACCACTTTATGGTTGAGTCTGAGAGATATGAGGATATCAATTCCGATGACGATATCAGAGAGATAAACAAAAAGATTGTTAAACTGGGAGAACAGTATAACAAACCTGTTGTTGCTACATGTGATGCGCATTTCTTAAATCCCGATGATGAGATTTACAGAACCGTTATCATGGCAGGAAAAGGTATGGCTGACGAGGAGCCTGCACCTTTATATGTAAGAACGACTGCAGAAATGCTTGCGGAATTTGACTATCTCGGAGCTTCAAAAGCCCGTGAGGTGGTAATCGAGAATACGAGAAATATTTTGAAAATGTGTGACAGTATATCACCTGTAAGACCGGATAAATGTCCGCCTGTCATTGAAGACAGTGATGGAATTCTTACCAGAATATGCTATGACAAGGCACACGAGATATACGGTGAACAGCTTCCTGAAATAGTTGAGGAGAGGCTTGAAAGAGAATTGAACTCAATTATAAAGAACGGTTTCGCGGTTATGTACATCATTGCACAGAAGCTTGTGTGGAAATCGGTAGAGGATGGATATCTGGTTGGATCCCGAGGATCCGTAGGATCATCCTTCGTTGCATTTGCTTCCGGTATTACAGAGGTTAACTCGCTATCACCGCATTATGTTTGCCCGAAATGTAAATACAGTGACTTTGATTCAGAGGATGTCCTTAAATATGGCGGTAATTCAGGCTGCGATATGCCGGATAAGAGATGCCCCAAGTGTGGACATATGATGAATAAGGACGGCTTTGACATTCCTTTTGAGACCTTCCTTGGATTCAAGGGAGACAAGGAACCTGATATCGACCTTAACTTCTCTGGAGAATATCAGTCAAAGGCACACAAATATACAGAGGTTATTTTCGGATACGGACAGACCTTCAGAGCAGGAACAATCGCCGGACTTGCAGACAAGACAGCATACGGTTTTGTAAAAAAATATTATGACGGACTAGGTGTCGGGAAAAGAAGATGTGAGATAGACAGAATAACACAGGGATGTATCGGCATAAGAAGAGGTACCGGTCAGCATCCCGGAGGAATTATAGTTCTTCCGGTGGGAGAGGACATAAACTCATTTACACCTGTTCAGCACCCGGCAAATGATATGACTACAGCCACCATTACAACTCACTATGATTATCACTCGATTGACCACAACCTGCTAAAGCTTGATATTCTCGGGCATGATGATCCGACCATGATAAGATTCCTTCAGGACTGTACAGGACTTGATCCCAAGACGGTTCCGCTTGATGACCATAACGTAATGGAACTTTTCATGAGCACAAAATCATTGGGAGTTGAACCTGATCAGATTGGCGGAACCAAGCTCGGATGCCTGGGACTTCCGGAGTTCGGAACAGACTTTGCCATGCAGATGGTTATCGATGCGCAGCCAACGTCGCTGTCGCACCTTATCAGAATTTCAGGTCTGTCACATGGAACCGACGTATGGCTGGGTAATGCGCAGACACTTATTCAGGAAGGAAAAGCAACAATCGATACCTGCATCTGCTGCCGTGATGATATCATGATTTATCTCATCCAGAAGGGCATGGATAAATCTCTTTCCTTTAAGACCATGGAATCTGTTCGTAAGGGAAAAGGACTTAAACCCGAGATGGAGGAAGCCATGATAGCGGCAGGCGTACCGGACTGGTATATCTGGTCCTGCAAAAAGATCAAGTACATGTTCCCTAAGGCTCATGCTGCCGCATACGTTATGATGGCATGGCGTATTGCCTATTTTAAGGTTTATGTGCCTCAGGCTTTTTACGCTGCATGGTTTTCCATAAGGGCAAAGGCTCTTAACTATGAGCATATGTTCCAGGGAGAGGGAACGCTTCATATGTGGATGACGGAATACAGAAATAAAGGCGATGAAATGACAAATGCCGAGCAGAACGAGCTGGCAGCCATGCGCCTTGCCGAGGAAATGTATGAACGTGGAATAGATGTAGTCCCCATAGACATCTTCAAGGCTGCATCCAGATCCTTCCAGGTAGTCGGAGATAAGATCATGCCCAGCCTTGTCAGCATTGACGGACTTGGCGAAAAAGCTGCCGACCAGATAGTTGAAGCTGCAAAGGACGGCCCCTTTATTTCAAGGGACGACTTCAAGCAGCGTACCAAGTGCCCTCAGGCCGTGGTAGATAAGATGGCAGAAATGGGACTTCTGGGCGACATCCCCGAATCAAACCAGATAAGCATATTTGATTTTATTAAGGGATAA